In Vidua macroura isolate BioBank_ID:100142 chromosome 9, ASM2450914v1, whole genome shotgun sequence, the genomic window CCTAACCTGACTCATGCAGatcaaaaataaacataatttcttctctgtattAAAGAGATGCTATAGGGTATTTTGAAGGTTTTTAAGATAGTCCCACCGTGATAGTGAGAGCCAGGATTGGCAAATGCTCCAGCTTGTAACACACTGTcagtttcagtaaaaaaaaatctcactgcaATGCCGATAAAGGTGGTAGAATTTTGTTCCTCGGTCTGGTCCAGCTTGGAGAGAGCTCACAGCCTCTTCTACCTGCTGCCCATTATCCTCTGGATCTCTGGTTACATGCTTTTCCCTGTGACTCACTCATTTCTTGGAACAGACACATCTCCTTGTTCACTGAGGAATGCTCAGCATGGAAGAGATGCAGCTGCCAACACCACACGGACAACAGCTCTGGACAACACCAGTTAATTACAGTAAGGGTCGACTTCAGACCTCTGCTGTAGACTGGGTTTAaccacaaaaaaaggaaaaaaaagatgagaagCTAAATTTAAAAAGCCTTATCAGCACAGGCAGCTTTATGCATCTGTCTCTCAGCACTCCAGAATCCATTTTCCATGGAAGTTAACTTGCATCTGCCAAATGGCTGCAGACGAGCTTTAACATCTTCACTTGCTCTTGGTTCTCTAGTTattctgctcagaaaaaaaaccaacccacacATCCCTTGACACTTTGCTTTCAAGATGCAGTAAATAATTCAGGCTCAACACATTATCAAAATACTTATCAAGGAACTTTTTGTTATCCAAAGCTCTGTCCATCCTGGTGGCTTCATCTGTGGCATGAAAAACATCTCTTAACCAAAGTGACTCCAGCAAAGCAATCAGTTAGAAATGCCATAAGCCAAAGGTAAGCTTTTCTTGCTAAAATACATCTTTCTTATATGCATTGTCAAGGAAAAATGTTCTTGCTCCTTTTCATTAGAGGACTTCTGCTGTGTCCTATACAAAGCACAGACTGTCCTAAACGTGACTAAAAAACAAGCCCCGTAgatcagtatttattttttttcaaaatgagaGCATCAATTCATTGATATTAAGATTGAAGCCCTTCAGTGGAATATCTGTTGAGTTTGAAACAGAAGTCCTAAAGCAGTATCAGGTCTTTAACTGAGAGGAAACTATTGGGTTctcaaacaaaaagcaaatgttGCTGCACTTCCACCTTAGCCGAAGGTTCAAATCACTTTAAGTACGTCTTAAATCATTACTGCTGCAAACATTCCTTAAAATTATAACTGTAGATTGAAATTGTAAGTTAAAATTTACAAACAAAATCTAGCAACAGTCACATGCTTacaaaatatgaattttaaacCAAGGTGTAGTGGTTTATTCGATTTCATGAGGACAGCCGGaaaagtgctgcttttccaAGCACAGAAAGTTTGGTTTGCTAACTTAAGCAGGCAGTGCAGCAAAAAATGGGCAGCCTGATCATTGCCAAACTACAATTTACAGCCCAACTAGGTAAAATCCCAGTAATGCTGCCATTTCACTTAGGAATCAGCTGTACATGGATTAAATTGGTATTTAAGAGACTCCTCTCAGTTACCCAGGACTGGGTGATGCCCCAGTTCTTCAGGCAGTACTTGTGCATTTGTTGTAGCTGAACATGAAGTGCAGCCATTCCTGTCTCTGATGCTGGAAAACCCTGAAAATGAAGCCCACgttattttcaaataaacatcAGTTAAAATTTATCAGCATCATCCTTCAGACTGAAGACATGTAAGGCTGATTCTGCACTCTAATTTCCCCGTTAATCAAGACAGTGGCAGATAATTTAAACCATGAACAATGTCAATGTTAAACAGTTTCCCCCTTTAGTATGTGTTTGCAATCTGTAACAGACGAGCTCGTTAGCATTGACTTAGAATGTTATGTAATGGCTGAGGTATTTGTAATAAAAACAGTCTATTTCTGTTAGCCTGTTCTTCATAGACATAAAAGCTGTCTTCATCTGATTTTTATTAGGACTTCATCTTCCTCTGCTCGACGCATTTTTTTAAGACTCCTGTGTACTCCATTTCACCAATACTCAGTATTGTTTTCTCCCATATCCTCACAcgaatttcagcttttatttttacactaCTTTCACCCGTAAGCTTCTACTGGGTTTTgtaaaacccaaacccaaaaaccaatGAGAGCGTGAGgctgagcaaaggaaaaatttcCTACAGAAGATAAACTGGTTCTACCAGTAAAACACCACCAGCAGTGCTGTCATTACAAGCCCAGCATCCATCCTCAGCTAGTGGGAAGGTGCTGCATTTTCATGTGGTGGAGTTTTTCTCCCTCAAACCCTGCACTACTGCAGGAGCCtctgaagagaaatgtttttccttctctcacacCCCCAGTCCACTACACAAGGGTTTACTCCTCTGCAAGAGCACACTGTGCAAGGCTTGAACTCTTCTGTAAGATTTTTATCTCCTCATTTAATCCACACCATCCCTTATATGGTATTTATCCTACCCTCTCTCCACTCtcacatccctgctgctccttaGCCTGCAAATCAGTCTGGAACAAAGGAATTGTATTCCCAGTCCTGCAGGACACCTGGCTGAAATTGGCCCCACAGAACAGAATCCTGCTCTGACTTCTATTCTTTCTCCTAATTGCCACTCAGCATTCATTCAGACAGCCCCAAACCCACAGGGAGCTCCCTTTGGAATTGCATCATCTCTCCCTTGCTCACTGGGGCCTGTTTCAATTTCCCATGGGACACAGGACCTATGGAAGGTGCATCCCATAAATCTGTAGCATTGGACCAGGAGCCCAAGTTAAAACTGGAGACTGATGTAACTGTTCTGCTCTACAAAAAACCAGGGCTCCCATTATGGAAAGTCTAAATGAGAGCAAAGATATTATAAATTGCTACTAAACTGCCAAGACACAGAATATTTATATTACCAAGACTCACAGAAGCAACTGTATATTGAGTTATACATATTTCATGGGCTATTATCTACAAAAGCCAAGAAGCTCATACAAGCACATCCACACAGCAAGGCAGAGCTTGAGGTGGCAGACAGAGCCTCAATCCTGGTCTCCAAGCAGTGGCCTAAGAGAGAACCAAGCTCTCACTTCAGTTTAAAGAGTGACCTCTCAAGCCCACATCACCAAACCACTTCTGCACTGAACATTCCTCCAGTTCAAACAGCTCCCAAGACTTTGAGGTTCTTCATTCTCAAGAAAACGGTTGCAGAGTTGCATCAAAACACCACAAAATTAATGCAGAAGCAAAATTCTCTAGActatagaataaaaaaaaaaaaaaaaaccaaaacaactctGGTAGCcacacagagctcctggcagTCAGTATCTAAAGACAATCCTTTTGTTTCTCATACATGGACAAATGAGATCATGTCCTGTTTCCTGCCCCTTCAAAAGCAGTTTCTTGCCTGAGCAGAGCTCTCTAAGATGAGACACCAAGTAGGCCAGATGCCTCATTGCACAAGAAACAGAACTATTAAAAATCACAGCCCCATTCCTTCTGTTGGAAATATTGCTCATTCCCAGTAATATGCCTATTTAACCCCGACCATCAGGGCAACAAGGAGAAACGGTCCTTCCTTGAAAATACTGACTTCAAGACGTTCCACCAAAGAATATATCTACAGAAGACCCAGGTGaaacacaaaaaggaagaaaacccaCGCTGTTCCATCCAGGACCCAGCACCGTGCTCTCGTGCATGTCCCCTTCCTCACGAAGAGGGCCTGAACTGCAAATTATCTTTCAGCCTCAAAATTTTCAATCCCTGCACCCCTGGATTATGCCCACTGCAGAACAACTGCCTGAATTTCAGCCGTGTCATCTCACCACGCTCTCACATCCTTGAAGCGCTACCCGTGAGaacagccctggctctgcccaccccagccctACAAACCCTGGCCCCGGGAGCACAAACAATGCCTTCCTTCACTCAGTCCCGCACCAAACCACCCGAGAACTGCCTTTTACCGTCGGCGAGGAGTCAAAGAACCCCGGATGCGAATTTCAGAGTTGGAAAACCGAGGCGCCtcgcctccagcagccccaAGACAAGGCTGCTCTCCTCTCCGCCCGCGTTCCTGCGGGAGGAATCGGAGCCGCGAAGTGAGCGCGAACGCACGCAGGGCTCGGCGCGCTCCTCGAGGAACCTCCggagcagagagaaagggagggagaggagaagaagaggggaagagaggaaggagcagacCGAGCGCCGttcaaaaaagggagaaagcgAGGGGCGAAAAAGAGAGCGGGAGAAGGAAGCAGCACCCCCGCAGGAGCGGTCCCGGCACAGCCGCCTCTCCCGCCGGCCCCGGGCGCGGCCCGGGCCCTGCCCGGCGGGGCGCGGCCGGCTCCGAGCGCCAATGCGGGGCGGCCCAGCGaaccccggcccggccgcccggcgccgctgcccgccccgctccgcccggcgGCGGTGCCGGCCCAGGGCGCCCCTCACCCGCCGGCCGCGGGCCCGCTCGGGCGGAAGCCGCCCCCGCCCGGGGCCATGCGGCGCAGGCCGCCCGCCCGCTCCTGCCGGCGCCGTGCCGCGACGCGAGCCCGCGCTCCGCCGCGGTGAAGCGGAGGAGCCCCGCCGCTTACCGGGCGCGCAGGGCGGCGCTCGGCTGCCCGCGGGTCCCGGTGCCGGCGGGGCCGCTGCCTctcccggcgccgccgcctcggCCGCTCGCACACAGGGGCCAAGATGGCGGGCGGCCAAGCCGGGCGCCAACGACGTCTGACGTCACCGCGCACTGCGCgagccgccggccccgcccccgcgccgccggTCACGTGACAGCGCCGTGCCGCAGTCGCGCGGGCTCCCGGGGACAGGTGCGCCCCCTGGCGGCGCGGGGCGGAGGGCGGGGCCGCGCGGACCCGGCCCCATCCCGGCCAAATCCCGGTCCTATCCCGGTCCTATCCCGGTCCtatccctgttcccatccctgttcctATCCCGGCCCCATCCCGGTTCTATCCCGGTTCTATCCCTGTTCTATCCCTGTTCCTATCCTGGTTCTATCCCTGTTCTATCCCGGTCCTATACCTGTTCCTATCCCGGTCCTATCCCAGTTCCTATCCTGCTTCTACCCCAGTCCTATCCCGGTTCTACCCCACTTCTATCCCGGTTCCCATCCTGGCCCCATCCTGGTTCCTATCCCGGTCTTATCCCGGTTCTGTCTTGGTTCTATCCCGGTCCTATCCCGGTTCCTATCCTGGTCCTATCCCGGTTCTATCCCGGATCTATCCCTGTTCCTATCCCGGCCCCATCCCGGTTCTATCTCGGTTCTATCCCTGTTCCTATCCCGGTTCTATCCCTGTTCTATCCCTGTTCTATCCCTGTTCCTATCCCGGTCCTATCCCGGTCCTATCCCGGTTCTATCCCGGTTCCTATCCTGGCCCCATCCTTGTTCCTATCCCAGTCCTATCCTGGTTCTATCTCGGTTCCTATCCTGGTTCCCATTTCGGCCCCATCCTGGTCCtatcccagccccatcctggtcctatcccagccccatcctggctccttccctgtcccatcccgTCCCCATCCCTCTTGCCATCCCTATTCTCATCCTGGccccatcccagttcccatcTCGGCCCTATCCTGGCCCCATCCCGGTTCTATCCcgttcccatccctgtccccatcccgcccctATCCCAGGAGTTCAGGGTTCCCTATAATCCTGAGGCTGCTCAGGCAATGTCAGGGATTCCTGCTTGCTTGGATTTGTCGCTGTATGTATAATTTATTGTTAGATATCAATGCATGATCATAGATAACATTCCTCATATACCTTATTTGTTGATATTTCCATCTATACAATGGATAGATTACATACACAAGGGCAAGACACTCCCGTCTGCCACAGCTCGGGATCCACCTCACACACCCTGATAATAAACCATTAATAAAACCATCAGCAAAGACCAGATCTGTGAGGTTTATTTCTGGCTCCCTCCTTCACGTCCCAGAAGTGGCTCTCGACGGTTCATGTTTCACGAAATCTCAAGGTGGTTTCAGGGAGTAGGGGGGAGGAAGGCTGGCCTCATGCTCAGCAGTTCACCCCAGAGTGGTTCAGGGTGAACACTCTGTGTGACCTTTGGTGAAACATCAGCAGGAGGTGGCTGGACACACGCAGCCCCAGGGTCCCAGGCTCCTGCAggtgccagctccagccctctggcagcacctggcacagctTTGCGCCGTCCCCACATTGCGTCTCTCCACTTCCTTCTACAGCTGGAGACCTGCCCGcgggctccagcctggctgggggaaTTTAGAGAAGAGCCAAGCTGCTGcgagagctgctggcagagccaggaggcaCATCCAGCACCAGcccgaggagctgctggagctgtcagcCAGCAGGCGCGTTCTCAGGGGCTTCAGCGAGCGCTGCCGCTGGGTCAGGATGGCAGCTCTGGCCCCGCTCCACCTGCCCCGTCCCACCAGCCGGTACTGGTAGGGGGAGCAGGGCCCAAAAAAGATGGCCAGGGCCAGCTGGGGGtctgtcagcagcagcctcGACACGCTGGGCTTGACGCCAGCACACGCAGCGATTTTGTCCACGTAGCTGATAAAACTCATCTTCAGGTTCTCCCTCTCAGATGGATTCCTTCGATGGGACACGAGAAACAGAAGTCAGATGGCACCGTCCTGTCTCAGTTCCCAGCTCCGTGGAAAGCAAAGGCCTCGGGCTCAGGCATCAGGTGAGCCCCAGTCCCTGGGCCAGAGCTCTCTTAGCCCCAAACAAAGCCAAAGACCCAGAAAGAGCCTCTGTGGGGTTGGTGCCAGCAGTTCCCGGGGGCAGGGGATAAGCAGGAGCTTGTTTTGTCTCTGCAGCATAGTTGTGGCTTCAAAATCAGCTCTAACTTAGCAGTAGAAGCAATGTAATGCCACAGTGCTGCTCCGTCCTTCCCCGAGGTTCAGGGATGTGGATTTGGCTGGTGTAGAGATGTAGACTTTCAGAGATAAGGATGCCAAGAGgacagggaaaagctgggaaatgcagaaaGCTTCCCATGCTGGGAGGGACCTCCAGGATTTCTCTGCTTGAAACCTTATCTCCCTCACAGATGGAAGGACATGCTGATCTGCTTCAGGAAAATTTGAGACAGtctcaagtttttttttcccttgcaccTCAGGCTTCCATATTTCTGTGCAACAGAAATTTCCATATTTCTGTGTAACAGCACCGTGGTGCAGTCATTGGGGCTCCTGGTCATTATCCCTGTGGCTCTGTTTTGTCCCAGCTTTTCCCCAGTGTCCCAcgagccagccctgccctgctggcagaCCCAGCCCCGGGGTCCTCTCCTTgctccatcatcatcatccatccCACATCCTCGTGGACACATCTCCACCTCCTGTAAAACCCCAGTGCCATCGAGGCAGGCTGTCTTGACCCGCCAAAAAGTGACACAAACTGTCACCTCCCACACTGCCCAGCTCCACGGGGGGCTCTGGATGgatcccagccctccccaccGCCCGGATTTGGGAGGGAGAAGCCACGAGATGGCACCCTCAGTCTGGAGGAAACCAAAGCTTCACCTCGATGTGCTGGGAACAAGGACATGGCTCGGAGGCCTGGCAGAGGGGGATCTCCAGAGaacgggagagaaagggagggagcAAAGGAGatgggaagagagggaaggggagctgCAGGCCCTGGTCTTGTCATAAACCTCTCCAGAGAAGCTTATGGTGTCTTGTTCCATACAGGAAGCATTTTCCCAGCTCGCTGCGGGTGGTGAGGTAATAAATGAAGTTGCCTCCCATGTCTGCCATCGAGTCCCCCCCTTCCCTGAGCTTATCCTGGCACACAGAACCCGTCTCATCCCGAGTGCAGGAGCATCACACACCTTTTGACTGGTGGCTTCCTCTTCAAAACCTCAGCCATCATCCTGCGGGGGGGAGGCAGCTTGTTCCAGCCTGAGAACAGAGAAACCAGcgagctccagcagcaccttaAGAGAAAATGGTCAGCCCCTTCCCAAGGTCCCAGCACCTTTCCCGAGGTGTGGGATGCAGCTGgtgggcagaggctgcccacGGAGCTGAAATGTGCCCTAagctctgtgggcagcaggtcAGGCTGCCCCAAGACTCCCACCCAGAAGATCTCCCCCATGTCCTACCTGCAAAGATCCCCGTCACCCAGCGAGCCTGCATTTCTGATCCCACCATAATGGAGCCCGTCAGCTGGATCAAGCCAATGATGGCCAGCGTGGGCTTTtccagctggggagggaagaTGCAGTTGTAGAGGGAACGGTTGTCGTTGATGGCACTGCGAACAGGCTCCTcgaggaaggggaaggaaaagttgTAGCCTGTGGCAAAGAGCACCACGTCAATGTTTTCTTCGGTTGTCCCGTCTTCAAAAACAGCAGAGCTTTCAGTGAACTCCTTCACGTTTGGCTTCAACACCACAGTCCCAGAGAGGAGGCAGAATGGCAGCTCTTCATTGACAATCACCTTAAATTTGGAGCTTGCATCAGGGAAAAGAGGGCAGCAGTGTTAGCATCTGGGAGGGACTTAAAATGACTTTTTTATGATCAGAATTCCCCTCCAAGGGTTTGCTATTCCACAATTATCccccaaaactgaaaattaagcATTTCATATTATAAAGACCCCCTGAGCACCCAACAAAACAATCAGGAAAAACACCTCTTGCTGGAAGCCAAGCCATAGTTTGTGTGGTTGAACCATGAATTGAACTTCCGAAACTTGATCCTCCTTGTGAGGGCTGATGGGAGAAGCCACTCCAGGAGGGAGTTGAAGCGGGTGGTGCTGACCATGTCCAAGGGGAAGCCGTGGTCTGAGACCCGGCTGATGACCCACGtgtggctcctgctgctgaggaacACCTGGGGGGAAAGGCAGGTCTCAGCCTCCTGCCCAGGCATCTTGTTGGTTTTGCCCTGAGTGGCAAATCCCATCTCCTGCACTTGAGCCAAAACAGAGTTAACCCAAGGGAAGGAGATGACATCCAGATGAACCAAACAGCTTGGGTGGCTTTGATGAAGttcccacagctgctcagtTGCCAGTCCTCAGGCAGCCCAAACTCTCCAGGAGTTGCAAAGCTTCTTCAACTGCCCTCAGTGAGAAGTGGAATTTGTTGAGGAACCTGGGGGCAAAGCTCCCTGTGGTACCTTGAGCtcatgcctcaggttttagcttttctatttttcagattctgtgctgctttagtgtgtgggtttgggcttcacattatgggatggtgagctctctgcacagagcagggagacaaaacaattccttctccagctggggaccaaggacaaatgatccaaatctcaggcccaagagcacaaacaacgtgggctgaagagagaaaaacaagaagggtgggactgcatgggctaaagctggaattggacaatgaaccccaatatgcaaatggaccaaaacatacaaaagtgagagaccctgtGACCggtcgtgcattttgtgaccattttgggttgtgctgcccaaggtggatccattgaagcctcctaataaatccctgctttattctttagctctgtgtagtctctgttctaggtcagccttcacaaggcatcagagCCACTGGCTCTCAGAGGTCCTGTCTGGACCACCATGGAGCTGTACCTTGGCAGCCACATGGCTCAGCTCCACGGAGAGGTCACCGCCAGTGTTGCCGATGCCAACCACCAGGACGCGCTTTCCTCGGAAGTCCTGCACATCTCTGTACTCCCGGCTGTGCAGGCGCTGGCCTTTGAAGCGACTTTCAATGCCtaggcagagagcagggagcatctcctgctgccagaTCCATTTACTCACCCCAGCCTTGTGCCCAGATCCTCTGCAGCCCCGCTCCCACCTCCCCTGGCGGCTGAGAAGCCCATGGAAGTCCCCTGTACCTCCTCAGCTCAGTCTTGCTTTGCAAATCCCAAGGGAAAAGCCTGGCTGCACCTTTACAAGGTgcttttcccattccctgcaATGCCCCCCAACATTTCCACGGGTT contains:
- the LOC128811273 gene encoding dimethylaniline monooxygenase [N-oxide-forming] 2-like; the protein is MCTALAPAAGHGFLPGQFSFMDTCSQSRPGVFCWGWEEGTGVSAAARAVVFPAALTAACHLLQASMVRRVAVIGAGAAGLASVKCCLDEGLEPTCFESSEDIGGVWRYTDSTDSRRVTVYRSVITNTSKEMSCFSDFPFPEDFPNYLPHSLVLEYLRMYAQHFDLLQHVHFQTTVLSVRKRPDFSTSGQWEVVTETHGVRESHVFDAVMVCTGHYQEPYLPLASFPGIESRFKGQRLHSREYRDVQDFRGKRVLVVGIGNTGGDLSVELSHVAAKVFLSSRSHTWVISRVSDHGFPLDMVSTTRFNSLLEWLLPSALTRRIKFRKFNSWFNHTNYGLASSKSSKFKVIVNEELPFCLLSGTVVLKPNVKEFTESSAVFEDGTTEENIDVVLFATGYNFSFPFLEEPVRSAINDNRSLYNCIFPPQLEKPTLAIIGLIQLTGSIMVGSEMQARWVTGIFAGWNKLPPPRRMMAEVLKRKPPVKRNPSERENLKMSFISYVDKIAACAGVKPSVSRLLLTDPQLALAIFFGPCSPYQYRLVGRGRWSGARAAILTQRQRSLKPLRTRLLADSSSSSSGWCWMCLLALPAALAAAWLFSKFPQPGWSPRAGLQL